In a genomic window of Sinorhizobium meliloti:
- a CDS encoding N5-glutamine methyltransferase family protein, with amino-acid sequence MLQGDNHLDGRTEGRAPRLVRFMGVDLELAPDVLVPREETELLGRNAAAILIERAGPATVIDMCCGSGNLALGIAAEVPLARVWAADLTDSTVALARRNVERLSLGDRVVIRQGDLFAALAGEDLAGAVDMIVCNPPYISTSRLEGDSAHLLASEPREAFDGGPYGISIHQRLIREAAAFLKPGGWLLFEFGEGQDRQATALLARTKAYEAVTFAEDSAGKPRVALARRLGGAAAAAAADGADR; translated from the coding sequence GTGCTGCAGGGCGACAATCATCTTGACGGCCGGACCGAGGGTCGCGCGCCACGGCTCGTACGATTCATGGGCGTCGACCTCGAACTGGCGCCGGACGTGCTTGTGCCGAGGGAGGAGACGGAACTCCTCGGGCGGAACGCCGCAGCGATCCTGATCGAGCGCGCCGGACCGGCGACCGTGATCGACATGTGCTGCGGATCCGGAAATCTCGCTCTGGGGATCGCCGCGGAGGTACCGCTCGCGCGTGTCTGGGCTGCAGACCTCACCGACAGCACGGTCGCGCTTGCGAGGCGCAATGTCGAGCGCCTCTCGCTTGGAGACCGCGTCGTCATCCGCCAGGGCGACCTGTTCGCGGCCCTCGCGGGAGAGGACCTCGCGGGCGCCGTCGACATGATCGTCTGCAACCCGCCCTATATCTCGACATCCCGCCTGGAAGGCGACAGCGCGCATCTTCTCGCAAGCGAGCCGCGGGAGGCGTTCGATGGCGGGCCCTACGGCATATCCATCCATCAGCGGCTGATCCGCGAAGCCGCCGCCTTCCTCAAGCCGGGCGGCTGGCTTCTCTTCGAGTTCGGAGAGGGACAGGATCGCCAGGCCACGGCGCTTCTCGCCCGGACGAAGGCCTATGAGGCAGTGACATTCGCCGAGGACTCGGCCGGAAAGCCGCGAGTCGCACTGGCGCGCAGGCTGGGCGGTGCAGCGGCAGCCGCCGCGGCTGACGGGGCGGACAGATGA
- a CDS encoding lipopolysaccharide biosynthesis protein gives MVSEGVTEQRGDRPFLPMVMSYLASGGSLVLGSAAQLLTFAILARWLGVHEFSVFVAITAVANIAVHLCGLGAMECLVRRVARDRAIYPQMLGHNVILTVASGAALVLLGAVVLPFFFTLSPDRVTNVAVITLMLVTNILLVRVIVLTEQIFIAHTDFASANKVVVGFAAARTVAAALACIAFGVTSVASWAVWQFLCHVLVALMCMRAIRGLGAPRYRIVREELPQGLYFSIPFILRALRQNADLLVLSLVTTAEVVASYSVARRMLESSYLSVEALNRLIYPGSARATAAGLHHALHRVRRVLAAAIVISLAAAVTVFVLAPVLPYLFGKDYLSLVGFVRSLCWVVVPLAMWSVAVEALGASGAHAARATVMGLGSIAGAGLAAWASWYAPPMGTFLSFYAIEIAMVVASWSVFLHFVRRDRRQAALTLGAGAI, from the coding sequence ATGGTCTCGGAAGGTGTAACGGAACAGCGCGGTGACAGACCATTCCTGCCGATGGTCATGTCCTATCTCGCCTCCGGCGGCAGTCTGGTTCTCGGTTCTGCGGCGCAACTCCTTACCTTTGCCATCCTTGCCCGCTGGCTCGGCGTCCACGAGTTCAGCGTGTTCGTCGCAATTACTGCGGTCGCCAATATAGCCGTCCATCTCTGCGGGCTCGGGGCGATGGAATGCCTGGTGCGCCGGGTCGCGCGCGACCGCGCGATCTACCCGCAGATGCTCGGGCACAATGTCATCCTGACGGTGGCGAGCGGGGCAGCCCTGGTCCTGCTGGGAGCGGTGGTCCTGCCGTTCTTCTTCACCCTTTCGCCGGACCGCGTGACGAACGTCGCCGTGATCACGCTGATGCTCGTCACCAATATCCTGCTGGTCCGGGTCATCGTGCTCACCGAGCAGATATTTATCGCTCACACGGATTTTGCCTCCGCCAACAAGGTCGTCGTCGGTTTTGCGGCGGCGCGCACGGTTGCGGCGGCACTTGCCTGCATCGCCTTCGGCGTCACCAGCGTCGCATCCTGGGCGGTGTGGCAGTTTCTCTGCCATGTCCTCGTGGCGCTCATGTGTATGCGGGCAATCCGGGGACTCGGTGCGCCGCGCTACCGCATCGTGCGGGAGGAACTCCCGCAAGGCCTTTACTTCAGCATTCCCTTCATCCTGCGTGCGCTGCGCCAGAATGCCGACCTGCTTGTCCTGAGCCTCGTCACCACCGCCGAGGTCGTCGCAAGCTACAGTGTCGCTCGCCGCATGCTGGAGAGCAGCTATCTTTCGGTGGAAGCGCTCAACCGGCTTATCTACCCGGGTTCGGCGAGGGCGACGGCGGCGGGGCTTCACCACGCCCTCCATCGGGTGCGCCGGGTGCTCGCTGCCGCAATCGTCATCAGCCTGGCTGCGGCCGTCACCGTTTTCGTTCTGGCGCCGGTCCTGCCCTACCTCTTCGGCAAGGACTATCTCTCGCTGGTCGGCTTCGTCAGAAGCCTCTGCTGGGTCGTGGTGCCGCTCGCGATGTGGTCCGTCGCGGTCGAGGCGCTCGGTGCCTCCGGCGCACACGCGGCCCGCGCGACCGTCATGGGGCTCGGCAGCATCGCCGGTGCCGGCCTTGCCGCATGGGCAAGCTGGTACGCCCCGCCGATGGGAACTTTCCTGTCCTTCTACGCAATCGAAATCGCGATGGTCGTCGCCTCCTGGAGCGTGTTCCTGCACTTCGTGCGGCGCGACCGCCGCCAGGCTGCGCTCACTCTTGGAGCGGGCGCCATATGA
- a CDS encoding GNAT family N-acetyltransferase, whose amino-acid sequence MTMEANEIRVSESVPVDAGQRRGTRPMAPDDVPAVGRLFNRIFRRHDQASDDDLGRYLQTVFFGSPHYSPELGSVVHENGANGIDSAILSVPMAFMINGRPTMARLLCAFMADGKAGAVGAARLARTMRAARQDMCFSDNASPVSADHWVAGGGIVLPIQSLEWQRSFLPLTAAAILAGRHFPIARSRVLVGVLRPIDRALRRLRPSMRPKAEGECRSEAAGVEEFLQCASPMLERFAIRPAWSPAEFDWLVRVASMNRNLGTLQCRKVVLPDGRTIGAFLFFGKQDAAATVLNLVCEEGRERDVAAAMFAQLDAEGYAVAVGMAQPFLMNAISRQRWLSFRHRGYFCMVTRHADLKEAAERNDIYIGGLASETWSRLLTDF is encoded by the coding sequence ATGACGATGGAGGCGAATGAAATTCGCGTATCCGAGAGCGTGCCGGTCGATGCAGGGCAGCGCCGCGGTACGCGGCCCATGGCGCCCGACGACGTTCCGGCGGTCGGACGGCTTTTCAACAGGATTTTCCGAAGGCACGATCAGGCATCCGACGATGACCTCGGACGGTATCTGCAGACCGTCTTCTTCGGCAGCCCTCACTATTCTCCGGAACTCGGCAGCGTCGTGCACGAGAACGGTGCTAACGGCATAGACAGCGCCATACTCTCGGTACCGATGGCGTTTATGATCAATGGCCGCCCGACCATGGCCCGCCTTCTCTGTGCCTTCATGGCGGATGGCAAGGCCGGCGCCGTTGGAGCGGCACGTCTTGCGCGCACCATGCGGGCGGCTCGCCAGGACATGTGCTTCTCCGACAATGCGTCGCCGGTCAGCGCCGACCATTGGGTTGCGGGAGGCGGCATCGTCCTGCCGATCCAGAGCCTCGAATGGCAGCGCTCGTTTCTGCCGTTGACCGCGGCGGCGATCCTTGCGGGCCGTCACTTCCCAATCGCGCGCTCGCGTGTTCTCGTCGGCGTCCTCAGGCCGATTGACCGTGCACTGCGCCGGTTGCGGCCCTCCATGCGGCCGAAGGCCGAGGGCGAATGCAGGAGCGAGGCAGCGGGCGTCGAGGAGTTCCTCCAATGCGCGAGCCCGATGCTGGAACGCTTTGCGATCCGCCCGGCCTGGTCGCCAGCCGAATTCGACTGGCTCGTGCGCGTCGCTTCGATGAACCGCAACCTCGGGACGCTCCAGTGCAGGAAAGTCGTTCTGCCGGACGGTCGCACGATTGGCGCCTTTCTTTTCTTCGGCAAGCAAGATGCCGCGGCCACGGTGCTCAATCTCGTCTGCGAGGAGGGGCGTGAGCGCGACGTCGCCGCGGCGATGTTCGCGCAGCTCGATGCGGAAGGCTATGCCGTGGCGGTCGGCATGGCTCAGCCGTTCCTGATGAACGCTATCTCGCGCCAGCGATGGCTGTCATTCCGGCACCGCGGCTACTTCTGCATGGTGACCCGCCATGCGGACCTCAAGGAAGCGGCAGAGCGCAACGACATCTATATCGGCGGCCTCGCCTCGGAGACCTGGAGCCGGCTGCTGACGGATTTTTAG
- a CDS encoding FitA-like ribbon-helix-helix domain-containing protein, which yields MANVTIRNLDDGLKKRLRIRAAEHGRSMEDEARDILRAALSTTENRPANLATVIRIRMAPLAGVMLDLPQREPIRYAPDFSE from the coding sequence ATGGCGAACGTGACGATCCGCAACCTCGATGACGGGCTCAAGAAGCGCCTGCGCATTCGCGCCGCGGAGCATGGGCGTTCGATGGAGGACGAAGCGCGGGACATCCTTCGCGCCGCGCTTTCGACTACCGAAAACCGACCGGCCAATCTCGCTACAGTAATCCGCATCCGAATGGCGCCGCTCGCAGGCGTCATGCTTGACCTTCCGCAGCGCGAGCCCATCCGCTACGCACCGGATTTCTCCGAGTGA
- a CDS encoding dihydrodipicolinate synthase family protein translates to MAPAALFDGLSAFPPTPADVGGKVSEEALSRLLERIRLARADSIGLLGSTGAYAFLSRGERRRAVEIAVECVGGRVPLIVGVGALRTDEAQALARDANEAGADGLLLAPVSYTPLTEEEVYQHFVAVAGVSDLPLCIYNNPGTTRFVFSEELITRLSQVPSIAAVKMPLPADGDFAGEIARLRANTSAAFAIGYSGDWGAAGALLSGADAWFSVAGGLLPVAATKLTRAAKGGDRAEAHRIDTAFQPLWALFKEFGSFRVMYAIGSILGLFQALPPRPILPLGPRDNVRVEEAVQKLIDF, encoded by the coding sequence ATGGCACCTGCGGCTTTATTTGATGGCCTGTCAGCGTTCCCGCCCACACCCGCCGATGTGGGCGGCAAGGTTTCGGAAGAGGCGCTGTCGCGACTGCTCGAGCGTATCCGACTAGCACGCGCGGACTCGATTGGATTGCTCGGCAGCACAGGGGCTTACGCATTTCTCTCGCGCGGTGAACGGCGACGGGCAGTGGAGATCGCTGTCGAATGCGTGGGAGGCAGAGTTCCCCTCATCGTCGGCGTCGGCGCACTCAGGACCGACGAGGCTCAGGCGCTCGCGCGCGACGCGAATGAAGCCGGGGCAGATGGACTTCTCCTGGCTCCCGTATCCTACACGCCTCTGACTGAGGAGGAAGTTTATCAGCATTTCGTTGCCGTTGCCGGCGTTTCCGACTTGCCGCTCTGCATCTACAATAATCCGGGCACGACCAGGTTCGTTTTCAGCGAGGAACTGATCACACGGCTCTCGCAGGTGCCGAGTATTGCCGCAGTGAAGATGCCGTTGCCTGCCGACGGAGATTTCGCGGGTGAGATCGCTCGACTGCGTGCGAACACGTCTGCAGCTTTTGCTATCGGCTATAGCGGCGATTGGGGCGCAGCAGGTGCGCTCCTGTCCGGTGCTGATGCGTGGTTCAGTGTCGCGGGCGGGCTTTTGCCCGTGGCTGCAACGAAACTCACTCGGGCGGCGAAAGGGGGCGATCGCGCGGAAGCGCATCGGATCGACACCGCATTTCAACCCTTATGGGCACTGTTCAAGGAGTTCGGCAGTTTCCGCGTGATGTACGCTATCGGGAGCATCCTCGGACTGTTCCAGGCATTGCCCCCGCGGCCGATTTTGCCGCTTGGACCTCGTGACAATGTACGGGTAGAAGAAGCTGTTCAGAAACTGATCGACTTTTAA
- a CDS encoding LysE family translocator: MPDLTSYAAFLGAVLAYQLSGVGPDMMLVISRGIGQGRRAALATAIGCVAAGFVQIPLLAMGLATVVASSPLLYKAMQFIGAAYLIYVGVRFLTASSKTFLREAPGRATSPSLLALFRQGVICNLTNPTSLSFMLAILPQFVAPSAGSPALQFFILGVTMKATGLLVLGAVALTSGTFSNWLSHSSAFVAWQQRIAGSIMIALGIRLLLSPVAPALHR, encoded by the coding sequence ATGCCCGACCTGACCAGCTATGCCGCGTTTCTGGGCGCCGTGCTTGCCTATCAATTGTCCGGAGTCGGCCCGGACATGATGCTTGTCATCAGCCGCGGCATCGGCCAGGGCCGACGGGCTGCGCTTGCAACCGCTATCGGATGCGTCGCGGCGGGCTTCGTCCAGATACCCTTGCTTGCCATGGGCCTTGCCACGGTCGTGGCGTCCTCGCCGCTCCTCTACAAGGCCATGCAATTTATCGGAGCGGCCTATCTGATTTATGTCGGGGTGCGGTTCTTGACGGCCAGCAGTAAGACCTTCCTGCGCGAAGCGCCGGGCCGCGCCACGTCTCCATCGCTTCTCGCCCTCTTCAGGCAGGGTGTGATCTGCAATCTGACGAATCCGACGTCGCTTTCCTTTATGCTCGCGATCCTTCCGCAGTTCGTGGCACCGTCCGCCGGATCGCCGGCCCTGCAATTCTTCATCCTCGGAGTTACGATGAAAGCCACCGGGCTGCTGGTCCTTGGTGCGGTGGCCCTCACCTCAGGCACATTCAGCAATTGGTTGTCGCACAGCAGTGCCTTTGTGGCGTGGCAGCAGCGCATTGCGGGCAGCATCATGATCGCGCTTGGCATACGGTTGCTGCTTTCTCCAGTCGCGCCCGCCCTTCACCGATGA
- a CDS encoding GumC family protein — MYRRSEPEGLGLRLERPHQRLRAGGGSLLDLVPAVTEEAAREEAPAEAEDGTSARVVDIPVPAHQARALEEQPSSVADFFPQLHLLGSIGVNDLIAWLRNGARWIVLALVLSVAAAFAYAVAATPRYTVYTDLVVDPSNLNVVSDDVFTTNPQRDAQLLEVESKLRILTSRNVLQRVIDELRLADDPEFVRPTILDWMKTLIAPRDAKADKELAAMRALSERVEARREERSFVVILKVWSEEPAKAIALSDAIVEAFEAELFQSAAESAGRVAQNLNERLDELRRNVTEAEKRVEDFRRENGLQSTNGELVSNQLSSELNTQVLDGQQRFIQAETRYRQMSAAVAEGQTASASVFESANMTNLRQQYNALQQQIGSMQLTYGERHPRLVAARSERTALEAAMKDEARRILERAKADFDREQKALDALRGKADDEKSNVFTDNQAQVQLRDLERDARSKAAIYETHLARAQQITERQQIDTTNIRVISRALPPNARSWPPRTLILLIGGAVLGLAIGIAAALALGLWKFLRGKTHVAA; from the coding sequence ATGTATCGGCGCAGCGAGCCCGAGGGACTGGGATTACGCCTGGAAAGGCCACATCAGCGCCTTCGCGCGGGCGGAGGGTCGTTGCTCGACCTCGTGCCCGCGGTAACGGAAGAGGCCGCTCGCGAAGAGGCCCCCGCGGAGGCAGAGGATGGCACCTCCGCCCGCGTGGTGGATATTCCCGTCCCCGCCCATCAGGCGCGCGCTCTTGAGGAGCAGCCTTCCTCCGTCGCGGATTTCTTCCCGCAACTCCACCTCCTGGGCAGCATCGGGGTTAATGACCTCATCGCGTGGCTGCGCAACGGCGCCCGCTGGATCGTGCTCGCGCTCGTCCTCTCGGTTGCCGCCGCCTTTGCCTATGCCGTGGCGGCGACCCCGCGATACACGGTCTATACCGATCTCGTGGTGGACCCTTCCAATCTCAACGTCGTCAGCGACGACGTCTTTACGACCAATCCTCAGCGCGACGCGCAGTTGCTGGAGGTCGAGAGCAAGCTCCGGATCCTGACCTCGCGCAACGTCCTCCAACGCGTCATCGACGAGTTGCGGCTTGCGGACGATCCCGAATTCGTCAGGCCGACAATCCTCGACTGGATGAAGACGCTCATTGCGCCGCGGGACGCCAAGGCGGACAAGGAGCTGGCGGCCATGCGCGCTCTGTCCGAGAGGGTCGAGGCGCGCCGGGAGGAACGTTCCTTCGTCGTGATCCTGAAGGTGTGGAGCGAAGAACCGGCCAAGGCAATCGCCCTTTCGGACGCGATCGTCGAGGCATTCGAGGCGGAACTCTTTCAGTCGGCCGCCGAGAGCGCCGGCCGCGTGGCGCAGAACCTGAACGAGCGACTCGACGAGCTGCGGCGCAACGTCACCGAAGCGGAGAAGAGGGTCGAGGATTTCCGGCGTGAGAACGGCCTGCAATCCACCAATGGCGAGCTCGTCAGCAACCAGCTTTCGAGTGAGCTCAACACCCAGGTTCTCGACGGTCAGCAGCGTTTCATCCAGGCGGAAACGCGTTACAGGCAGATGAGTGCGGCCGTTGCCGAGGGCCAGACCGCCAGCGCCTCGGTGTTCGAGTCGGCAAACATGACCAATCTGCGCCAGCAGTATAATGCCTTGCAGCAGCAGATCGGCTCCATGCAGCTCACTTATGGCGAGCGGCATCCGCGGCTCGTTGCCGCGCGCTCGGAGCGCACGGCGCTGGAAGCGGCGATGAAGGATGAAGCCCGCCGCATTCTGGAGCGCGCGAAGGCCGACTTCGACCGGGAGCAAAAGGCGCTCGATGCGCTCCGCGGCAAGGCGGATGACGAAAAGTCGAACGTCTTCACCGATAACCAGGCCCAGGTGCAGCTTCGTGATCTCGAACGCGACGCGCGCAGCAAGGCGGCGATCTACGAAACCCATCTGGCACGCGCGCAGCAGATCACCGAACGCCAGCAGATCGACACCACGAATATTCGCGTCATCTCGCGGGCCCTGCCGCCAAACGCGCGAAGCTGGCCCCCGCGTACCTTGATCCTGCTGATCGGCGGCGCCGTTCTGGGTCTCGCAATCGGCATCGCCGCGGCACTTGCCCTCGGCCTCTGGAAATTCCTTCGCGGCAAGACCCACGTGGCTGCCTGA
- a CDS encoding O-antigen ligase, with the protein MDRAGYGEVEPTNAVKARVGTVLFMAIFLFFWISINPFVDLTGEAVLDPSAGNSNRLNQIISLLLFTGMLGYGLVHPLRQTILQPRALLAILLSWFIFVSLVSAHPMLGIKGAILALMVTVNASVYLLLPASERHFAKMLGIGILIMLAVAYYGIVFKPLLAIHQASELREPMNAGLWRGHFPHKNSAAAAMVIAAFIGLYVMNVWSRFAGIVIVALSFVFLVNTGGKTSTAMLPAILLLALIFEKVRFLRLPIAVGGVGLFNLFAVGSAVFSPLGEFISGLGIDATFTNRADIWRFAFGALAEQPLTGYGFKAFWQTEELVYSGGSVETWAVAAANGHNSYLDIALMTGFPGLALTLIWILFLPLRKIARIAPEREHSHLTRLFVRIWLYTIFNAGLESLFFEGGSLLWFTFMVALYGLSLQSSAELAAAPARVRQGRVAHA; encoded by the coding sequence ATGGATCGCGCGGGCTACGGAGAGGTCGAGCCGACGAATGCGGTAAAGGCGCGTGTCGGTACCGTGCTGTTCATGGCGATCTTCCTGTTCTTCTGGATCTCCATCAATCCATTCGTGGATCTGACGGGCGAGGCGGTGCTGGACCCTTCCGCCGGCAATTCCAACCGGCTGAACCAGATCATCTCGCTCCTGCTTTTCACCGGAATGCTGGGCTACGGCCTGGTCCACCCTTTGCGGCAAACGATACTGCAGCCGCGCGCGCTGCTGGCGATTCTCCTTTCCTGGTTCATCTTTGTTTCGCTGGTGTCGGCGCATCCGATGCTCGGCATCAAGGGTGCGATCCTCGCGTTGATGGTTACCGTCAATGCCAGCGTCTACCTGTTGTTGCCCGCTTCGGAACGCCACTTCGCCAAGATGCTCGGCATCGGCATCCTCATCATGCTCGCGGTCGCCTACTACGGCATTGTCTTCAAGCCGTTGCTCGCGATCCATCAGGCGTCAGAACTGCGCGAGCCGATGAATGCCGGCCTGTGGCGCGGCCACTTTCCCCACAAGAACAGCGCCGCGGCTGCCATGGTGATCGCAGCCTTCATCGGCCTTTACGTCATGAACGTCTGGTCGAGGTTTGCCGGGATCGTCATCGTCGCGCTGTCCTTCGTCTTCCTCGTCAATACCGGGGGTAAGACGTCGACCGCGATGCTGCCGGCCATTCTGCTGCTCGCGCTCATCTTCGAGAAGGTGCGCTTTCTCCGCCTCCCGATTGCCGTCGGCGGCGTCGGTCTTTTCAATCTCTTCGCGGTGGGCTCCGCCGTCTTCTCCCCGCTCGGCGAGTTCATCAGCGGGCTCGGCATCGATGCGACCTTTACCAATCGCGCCGATATCTGGCGTTTCGCCTTCGGTGCGCTCGCCGAACAGCCTCTCACGGGCTATGGCTTCAAGGCCTTCTGGCAGACGGAAGAACTGGTCTATAGCGGCGGCTCGGTCGAGACCTGGGCCGTCGCTGCCGCCAACGGTCACAATTCCTATCTCGACATTGCCCTGATGACGGGCTTCCCGGGCCTCGCCCTGACCCTGATCTGGATCCTTTTCCTGCCGCTTAGAAAGATCGCCCGCATCGCTCCGGAGCGCGAGCATTCGCATCTGACGAGGCTGTTCGTCCGCATATGGCTCTACACGATCTTCAACGCCGGCCTCGAAAGTCTCTTCTTCGAGGGCGGGAGCCTTCTATGGTTCACATTCATGGTCGCGCTCTATGGACTGTCCTTGCAGTCGAGCGCGGAACTGGCGGCTGCTCCTGCACGCGTTCGTCAGGGGAGGGTAGCGCATGCTTGA
- a CDS encoding polysaccharide deacetylase family protein: MLEKLSGLGPLVDRLANRAIWKLAGARRRLETEVPLVSFTFDDVPDSALGAGAAILEKYGARGTFYIAGGLAGQVEPDRRLITPEGCSELLARGHEIGCHTFAHRRLRDIAGLGTDLDRNAEYLKQVGVSPAASNFAFPYNAAWPLARAELRRRYRTCRAGGEDINRGAVDPMMLKGVEIRQPEDRARALTRWIDDVAERPGWLIFFTHDIAAQPTNYGCTPDTFDHLVRYAAEKGCCILPVDSAADRIGW, translated from the coding sequence ATGCTTGAGAAGCTGAGCGGGCTCGGTCCGCTCGTCGACAGGCTGGCTAACCGGGCGATCTGGAAGCTGGCGGGAGCCCGGCGCCGGTTGGAGACGGAGGTTCCGCTCGTCTCCTTCACCTTCGACGATGTTCCTGACAGCGCACTTGGCGCGGGCGCAGCCATCCTCGAGAAGTATGGAGCCCGCGGCACCTTCTATATTGCGGGCGGGCTAGCCGGGCAGGTGGAGCCGGATCGAAGGCTGATCACGCCCGAAGGGTGCAGCGAGTTGCTCGCCCGCGGACACGAAATCGGCTGCCACACCTTCGCCCACCGAAGATTGCGTGACATTGCCGGCCTTGGCACCGATCTCGACCGCAATGCCGAGTACCTGAAGCAGGTCGGCGTTTCTCCGGCTGCATCGAATTTTGCCTTCCCCTACAACGCTGCCTGGCCGTTGGCACGGGCCGAGCTCCGCCGCCGCTACCGAACGTGCCGGGCAGGGGGCGAGGACATCAACCGCGGTGCCGTCGACCCGATGATGCTCAAGGGCGTCGAGATACGCCAGCCGGAGGATAGGGCGCGCGCGCTGACGCGCTGGATAGACGATGTCGCCGAGCGTCCCGGCTGGCTGATCTTCTTCACTCACGACATTGCCGCGCAGCCCACGAACTACGGCTGCACACCCGATACCTTCGATCATCTGGTCCGCTACGCCGCCGAAAAGGGATGCTGCATCCTGCCCGTCGACAGCGCCGCTGACCGGATCGGCTGGTAA
- a CDS encoding glycosyltransferase family 4 protein — protein MTGKRLLAINNYFYRRGGAEAVFFDHMSMFGEIGWDIVPFAMQHDLNDSSPWSDYFVSEIEYGRRTGLLRKAVQAASVIYSLEAQRNLGRLIERARPSVAHAHNVYHHLSPAIFSTLKAAGIPVVMTVHDLKLACPSYKMLRDGRVCEDCRGGRVYNVLRHRCVKGSAPLSAVVLAETVLHRLLGLYRDKVDRLVVPSRFYLEKLAEWGWPREKMVHIANFVDVTALSGDWPEGDYFAFAGRLAPEKGLTTLIKAAALSNQRLVIAGTGPEEQTLRRLAAELKADVTFAGYLSGEKLHKLIGESRALVLPSEWYENAPISVLETYALRRPVIGAAIGGIPEMVREGETGLLAAPGDAGDLARALCEMAALSPTERARMGAAARSWVASEFSAAAYRERTLELYGAIGAA, from the coding sequence GTGACCGGGAAGCGCCTTCTTGCGATCAACAACTATTTCTACCGCCGCGGCGGAGCGGAGGCGGTCTTCTTCGACCATATGAGCATGTTCGGCGAGATCGGCTGGGACATTGTTCCCTTCGCCATGCAGCATGATCTCAACGACTCCTCGCCCTGGTCGGATTATTTCGTCTCGGAGATAGAATACGGCCGCCGAACCGGTCTCCTGCGGAAGGCCGTCCAGGCGGCGAGTGTCATCTATTCGCTCGAGGCGCAGCGCAATCTCGGCCGGCTCATAGAACGCGCCCGCCCTTCGGTCGCCCACGCGCACAATGTCTATCATCACCTGTCGCCGGCGATCTTCTCGACCCTGAAAGCCGCCGGCATTCCGGTGGTGATGACGGTCCACGACCTGAAGCTCGCCTGCCCCTCCTACAAGATGCTTCGGGACGGCAGGGTATGCGAGGACTGTCGCGGCGGCAGGGTCTACAATGTCCTGCGTCATCGCTGCGTGAAGGGTTCGGCCCCTCTGAGCGCGGTGGTGCTCGCGGAAACGGTGCTGCACCGCTTGCTCGGGCTCTACCGCGACAAGGTGGACCGGCTGGTCGTGCCAAGCCGCTTCTATCTGGAAAAGCTCGCCGAATGGGGCTGGCCGCGCGAGAAGATGGTTCATATCGCCAATTTCGTCGATGTCACGGCTCTTTCCGGTGATTGGCCGGAGGGCGATTATTTCGCCTTTGCCGGCCGGTTGGCGCCGGAAAAGGGCCTCACGACCCTGATCAAAGCGGCGGCTTTGTCGAACCAGCGGCTGGTCATCGCCGGCACCGGTCCGGAGGAGCAAACACTTCGCCGCCTCGCGGCCGAGCTCAAGGCGGACGTGACTTTCGCCGGCTATCTCTCGGGCGAGAAGCTGCACAAGTTGATCGGCGAGTCCCGCGCGCTCGTGCTGCCGTCGGAATGGTACGAAAACGCGCCGATCAGCGTGCTCGAAACCTACGCGCTTCGGCGCCCGGTGATCGGCGCGGCGATCGGCGGCATTCCGGAAATGGTCAGGGAAGGCGAGACCGGTCTGCTTGCGGCTCCGGGGGACGCCGGGGACCTCGCCAGAGCCCTGTGCGAAATGGCGGCACTTTCGCCGACGGAACGCGCCCGCATGGGGGCGGCCGCCCGGTCCTGGGTCGCGAGCGAATTCTCCGCCGCCGCCTACCGCGAGAGGACGCTCGAGCTTTATGGGGCGATCGGCGCGGCCTGA